The genomic DNA TATCATGCAAAAGGAATTTACAAACAATTTTCTTGGCAGCAAGAAATGATTGATGTTATAGAACAAAAAAACTTTAAAACTGATTTTATTTTCGAAAACCCTTGTATTTTCCAATGTATGGCCGTTTTTAATCCTAAAAAACTAAATTTATTTTTAAATAAGCATGTTCGTAATAAAAGGAAAATGTTTGTGGGAAGTACTGATCAAAAAGTTACAGAAAGTTTATACGGGAAGATTGACTATTTTGTGAAAATTCCTGCTAAAAATGCATATGAAACTATTGAAGAGTGGTGGCCAGAAATTGAGAGAAATATCGACAAAGTAGATTTAATAATTCCTTCTGCAGGAAGTTCATCAAATGCAATTGCCTTAAGATTATGGGACATGAATTGTGACGTAAAATTAATTGATTTGGGGTCTATTGTAGATGCTGCAGCAAGAAAAGTATCTAGAACATGGATACGTTTACAAGGACATAAAATTTTACCAATTCTAAACCCAATACCAAAAATGACGTTTAAAGAAAAATTTAAATATTTTAAAAAAGATGTGAAATTCTTTTTTAGAAATCAAGTGATTTAATTGAAATTAAATTTCGTTTTTACTATTAACAGACCTTGAAAGTTAATTCTATTTTTTTTGATGTAATTTTAACTACTAAAGGATTTCAAAAAAAAATATTAGTTTGTAGATTAACATATTCGATTAAATTTCAATGATTATATAAAAAATAAGAAACTTTAGCTTTTCAAATAAAACTACTTTGAATATTCCTACATAAATTACTAACTGATATTACAAACTTTCTATATAATTTTTAAATTTTTCACGAACTAATAAAGCATCAAACTCTGTTACAATTTTATTTCTTCCGTTTTTTCCAAACTCAGAAATTAAATAGTTCTTAGTATTTAACTCTTTTATTTTGGCAACAAAAGCCTTCACGTCATTTACTTCTGTTAAAAAGCCATTTTCTTTTTCAACAATCAATTCTGGATTGCTACTTATATTAAAGGCAACAACAGGTTTTTCGCATAACATTGCCTCTGCAATAACATAACCAAAACCTTCCCATAAAGAAGATAATAAAAACACATCTAGTTTAGACATAAATAACTTTGGATTATCTACAAAGCCTACGAGTTTTACTTCATTTTCTAAATTAAATTCTTTTGTTTTATTTATAAGTGCTTCTTTTAATTTCCCTTCTCCACCAATGATTAACTTAAATGGAAAATTTTCATTCTTTAAAACTTTTGCAACTTCTAACAGGAAAAATTGATTTTTCTGTTTTACTAACCGTCCTAAGTTCCCTAATGTAAAGACCTTATTATTTTCTACTTTAATAGTGTCAAAATCTTCTAAAAACTTTTGAGTCTCAATTCCGTTTGGAATAACAATAATTTTATCCTTTGGAAAAATATTTTTATTCTTTGCATTAATAGTTTCTTTTGTTGCAAAAGAATTTGCCAAAACATCTGTAATAATATTAGAAAAAAAATATCTATTAATGAATGAATTCTTAATAGGAATTGCGCTTCCTCTTCTATAAATAATATTTTTAACTCCTGCTTTTTTTGCTGCCAAACCAGCAAATTTCATGTCTTGAGATGAATTTATTACAATAACATCTACAGCTGCAGCTCTAAGAACCTTGGCTACTTTGTTGACTTTAATAAAATTTAAATAAGAAAAATTACCTACTTCTATAAAATACTTCTTTAAATTATCATTTTTAATCCTATCATTTAAAGCACTTTTAATATTCAAAAAAAACAAAATATTATAATTTTGAGAACTCGTATAAGAAGCCATTTCAAAATGCCACTTTTCTCCGCCACCCCAAGTTTCTATAGAGTTGAAAAAACAAATTGTTTTCATATTAGTTAACTTTTAATAAAGTTGATGTATTTTTTATATTGAAAATTGTAATGCCATTTTTTATCCGAATAAGTATTTTTAATCACAAAATTATTCGTGTTACTTATTATTTCAGTGAAACTCTCTTCAGAGTAAAAAATTCCATTTTCATTTAAATCAGTAATGTTTTTGTAAAAGTCATCGCATATGATTATTTTTTTAAAAGCAAATGCCAAATTAAAAGTTCCAGAAATTTTGAAGTTCAAATAAGAAAAATCTTTTCTCTTCAGCAAAGGAAGAATAAAATCTGATTTCTCTATATAACTATAATACAATTCATTAGTTATAAATTCGTTAAAAAAGATAAAGTAAGACTCAAAATTCAAGCGTTCCAATTCTGATTTAAATGCTATTCCGTCTTTTGTATTGATATTACCTAAAATTAAAAATTTTATTTTAGCTGATAATTCATTTTTCTGTAATTGATGAATTAAATAAAAATAATCTCTTCGACTAAACTCTACTCTACCAGGAATACAAAACCATACTTCACCTTGTTTTTTTTCTATATTTTGGCTCTTAAATTTAGGAAAGAAAATAGGGTAAAAACTTTCTAATTTAATTTTAGAATTAGAAATTCGTACCTTATCTTTTAAGTAATCACTTAAAACAAAATATTTTTTTATTTTGAGACTGATAATTTTTTGAGTAAAACTTTTTTGAAGTTTTTTTGTATTGTGAAGAACTCCAATACATTCTACTTTATAGAATAGTAGAAAGAAAACAATATTTCGTACCTGTTTTGAAGAAGAGGCTGTATTAAAAATGACTTTATCAAATTTACTTAATTCTTTAACTACGTTTAATTGATATTGAAGTGATTTAAATCCTTTCAATTCATCAAAATTTATAATAGAAACGTTATTCGCTAAATTTAGATAAGTAATTTGATTCTTTATAGCTGGATGTAAAAACAGAGAAACATCATCATTATTATCTTCTTGTAAGAAAGAAATTTGACTAAAAACACATTCTTCATGCGATTTGGAAAGTTCTACAATAGCTGCCTTCATGAAATTATTATTTCTTTGATAAGATTAAATCTTTGTAAACACTTATAAAGTTTTCAGCAATTACATCATCATTAAATTTCTGCACAAACTCAAACCCTTTTTTAATCATTCCATTAGAGAGTTTTTCATCTCCTAAAATCAAGTTTATTCTATCTGTTAATTCTTTAATATCTCCAGGCTTCACATAAAAAGAATCTGGCCCACCAGCTTCAGAGAAACAACTTCCTGTACTTGTAATAACGGGTGTTTTAGAGTATAGAGCTTCAATAATAGGAATACCAAAACCTTCAAAAATACTTGGATACACAAAAACGGAAGCTACTTGATAGATTGCAGACAATTCTGGCATTGTTACATTTTCTAAAAATCGTACTTTTTTCTCTAAATTATTATCTTTAATATAAGAGTTTACAACTTTAAAATAAGACGACTTTCCACCAATTACAATTAAAGTAGTATCTATTTTTTCTATAGACTTTATAAGTGATAAAATATTTTTACGCTTATTAATAGCACCTACATTTAAAATAAATTTTTCTGGAAGATTAAATTTTAATT from Polaribacter sp. ALD11 includes the following:
- a CDS encoding GT-D fold domain-containing glycosyltransferase — its product is MKPLKYYFHNFFLNTKPDSSIISTKNIQDSFNYLDKRLLQKERLFFVRFGDGEFITMLKKNHRNYIYNEGLDKEVQNSFTIKDSNYLISCPINYPYDEYHAKGIYKQFSWQQEMIDVIEQKNFKTDFIFENPCIFQCMAVFNPKKLNLFLNKHVRNKRKMFVGSTDQKVTESLYGKIDYFVKIPAKNAYETIEEWWPEIERNIDKVDLIIPSAGSSSNAIALRLWDMNCDVKLIDLGSIVDAAARKVSRTWIRLQGHKILPILNPIPKMTFKEKFKYFKKDVKFFFRNQVI
- a CDS encoding glycosyltransferase; translation: MKTICFFNSIETWGGGEKWHFEMASYTSSQNYNILFFLNIKSALNDRIKNDNLKKYFIEVGNFSYLNFIKVNKVAKVLRAAAVDVIVINSSQDMKFAGLAAKKAGVKNIIYRRGSAIPIKNSFINRYFFSNIITDVLANSFATKETINAKNKNIFPKDKIIVIPNGIETQKFLEDFDTIKVENNKVFTLGNLGRLVKQKNQFFLLEVAKVLKNENFPFKLIIGGEGKLKEALINKTKEFNLENEVKLVGFVDNPKLFMSKLDVFLLSSLWEGFGYVIAEAMLCEKPVVAFNISSNPELIVEKENGFLTEVNDVKAFVAKIKELNTKNYLISEFGKNGRNKIVTEFDALLVREKFKNYIESL